A segment of the Ictalurus punctatus breed USDA103 chromosome 24, Coco_2.0, whole genome shotgun sequence genome:
atatatatttaattctgTGATTAATATATATCTGCATATTTGTCTGTTCAGCAAGTCGCTTTCATATTTTGCTAAATGTGTAAGAATAACACGTTGACTAGACGAGTTTTCAGGTTTGAGCAGtaaggtagtagtagtagtagtagtcaggATGAAGATAAAACGACAGAAACATGCGAAGAAGACGATCAGTTTCTATAAATACAACTTTGGTTTTCGGGAACCGTTTCAAATACTGATCGATGGGACTTTCTGTCAGGCTGCATTAAAGAATAAGATCCAAATCAAAGAGCAACTGCCGAAATATTTTATGGGAGAGGTTCAGTTTTGCACCACTAAGTAAGTGAATATGAGTTGTTTCTGAAGGCACTGTTTCATCACCTGTCTCAGTCCTCAGATGGTGATGGTTTTGTTCTCTCCTTTTCCACAGATGCGCGCTGAAGGAACTTGAGACTCTTTCAAAAGACCTGTATGGAGCGAAATTAATCCTGCAGAGGTTTCAGATCCGGAGATGTAAACACAAGGAGCCTGTTCCTGCCTCTCAGTGCCTGCTGTCGATGCTGGCAGAGACAAATGCACATCACTACTTTGTCGCCACGCAggtgataacaaactacacacctgGTGTCTTGATCACAAGCCTTGCTTCCCAGAAGATGCTCGTGATTTGACATTTGTTTTGACATTTCTTTGTGTGACCCACGGAATAAAACTTATTATACGACTTCCTTCCAGatgtatttaatatatacaaCCGATTATTAAATATGCTGCAATTCACATAACACAACAATGCATTGATTTCAACAGAAGCATTTAagtccacacaaaaaaatccacaaaatagTTTAGCAGAATTTTTTATATggttaattttatgttaattgttgggtggcttagtagttagcactgttgcctcgcacctctggggtcgggggttcgattccctgtgtgcggagtttaattataataatgagtctttattggtcacgtatacatcacagcacagtgaaattcttttcttcagataccccagcatgtcaggaagttggggtcagagcacagggtcagacatgatacagcgatacctagagcagagagggttaagggccttgctcaagcaCCCAACAGTGCCAACTTGGcattgctggggcttgaacccccgaccttatgatcagtaacccagaagtTTCTTCTGAACTGAATGTTGGCCTGATTTAGTGATTTTAAGTAGAGCACCCTATACACTCATGTAGCCAGAAATAAAGTacttattctttctctttttttaaccttggcTATAAGGAGAAAAGTATAATCCGCCtggggctgggggttcgattcctgcctcggCCCTGTATTTGAATAATGAAAACGTATGACAAAAGTTATGTCCGGTGTGGTTAGTGGATTTGGGATgaaagtataaatatatttatattaatagttGGTGATTTCATTTCAGATTACATTGTAGAAACATGGAAAATCCATCAATCTGGAAAATGATACTTGattgatgatttatttattttttaataaaatttttaccTATGGTGCCTTGCCTTATGATTCATGGGATGTTAAATGACCAACTTTCTGATCTCCATTTGCAGGACAGAGAGTTGACTAAAGCTCTGATGGAGATCCCGGGCGTGCCCCTGATCTACATCGTCCTCAACACCATGGTGTTAGACAAACCGTCAGCGTGTTCAGTGAAGCATGTAGAGGCGGTGCAGCTGGGAGAGCTAGTGAGTCCTCATCAGCAACAGAGCCTCCAGAGCCTGAAAGTCGAGCAGGGCCTCAGTAAAGACGGTGAGGAGCGGCGGGGCAAGAAGCGCAAGAGAAAGGCAGGCAACCCGAACCCTCTCAGCTGtttgaaaaagaagaagaagaacccaATGGCACAGCAGCCCAAAATGACAGatggagagaagaagaggaggagcagACACAGGAAGAGGAGCGCTGCCGGGCCATCCGTCAGTGTCAACCCAAACCCCTCCAGTGCTCAGTCATGACCCATCTTCTGTATATCAGCTCACGTTAGAGTCTAAATGTATAAGAATGTCCACTATCCAGATTTTCTAATCAATGTCAAATAAAGAATTATCAGTGTTACTAAATGGTTTGTGAAG
Coding sequences within it:
- the utp23 gene encoding rRNA-processing protein UTP23 homolog, coding for MKIKRQKHAKKTISFYKYNFGFREPFQILIDGTFCQAALKNKIQIKEQLPKYFMGEVQFCTTKCALKELETLSKDLYGAKLILQRFQIRRCKHKEPVPASQCLLSMLAETNAHHYFVATQDRELTKALMEIPGVPLIYIVLNTMVLDKPSACSVKHVEAVQLGELVSPHQQQSLQSLKVEQGLSKDGEERRGKKRKRKAGNPNPLSCLKKKKKNPMAQQPKMTDGEKKRRSRHRKRSAAGPSVSVNPNPSSAQS